ATCCGAGAAGATAGAGATAAAGGAAAATCTATATCTAGTGAATTCTGTGTTTGGTTGGATGCTGTCTGGTCGATCAAGAGAAGAAAGAGGAGAAGAATTATCAGTACTTACATACTTCCAAGCCTCATACGAGACCAAATTAAATGAACCAGATCTACCGTTGGATAATACATCTATGAGAGCCTTATGGGATTTAGAGTCTATAGGAATTGTCGACTCGCCTAACACCAATAGAGATTTTCCCGTCACCGGGCAGGGATGACGTGGGAGTTGAAATGAGATGCAGTCACTTTGTATACGTTGTGTATTAGATGGCTTTGcacaatttacataataaaattacgtTATAGTATTTAATGTAACTAAAGATTACAGAGCGGCGTGTACGCCGGTGATGCTAGCTAGAGTCGACAAGATGGCGTGTAGGGGGTGGTGTTGCCAGGCTTAGGTAAGCTGTTTAAGCTAGGTGTTAACACGCCACACCACCCCCCCACGGAGAAAGATAACAAACAATGACATTAgtaaaattacaatttaaaaataacagtATTCGTCGCTGTCCTTAAACCTAACGTTACGACCTGACCGTGTGGTGTAAGGTCGTGAATTGCTTGTGGTATCCGCAGGTATAGTAATAGGAGGAGCGGGCTCAGCCGGCTGCGCCTGAGGTACGTCCTGAGGCTGCAGAGCCGCTGGAGCAGGTGTAACAGAACTATGGGTCTCATCTGAGTCCACGAAAGCTGGTTTGACACGATCGACGCTCACTACAACCTCTTTGTTCTTAATGTCCAGGGTCAGGGTTTTCCCGTCCGTGGAACGCCTCACTACGGCAAAAGGACCTGTATAAGGAGGTTGCAATGGGCGTCGTACGGTGTCGTCACGTAGGAACACGTGTGTTGCTGTAGGCAAATTTTTAGAGATAAAGATGGGACGAGTCGAGTGGCGAGAAACTGGAGCTGGGCGAAAAGACGACATTTTGCGTCGCAGCTGGACGACGAAATCAGCGGGATCGTCGAGTCTGCTTTCGTCCGGCGCGGAGACTAACATCTCACCGGGTAGGCGGAGAGATTCGCCATATACCATCTCAGCAGCTGTGGCCTTCAAGTCTTCCTTGTAGGCGGTACGCATGCCGAGTAGGACGAGTGGTAGAGCGCGCGTCCAGGAGCCAGAGTGGCACATAAGTGCGGCCTTGAGCTGGCGGTGCACGCGCTCGATCATTCCGTTCGCGCAGGGATGATACGCGGTTGTACGAATGCGCTTGGTGGCGCAGGTCTGCATTAACCGTCTGAAAAGATCAGACTCAAACTGGGTGCCCTGGTCAGTAGTTATTGTAGTAGGGACACCAAAGCGAGATATCCATCCCTGGACGAAAGTATCGGCCACCTCATCGGCAGTAATGGAACGCATCGGCCACACCTCTGGCCACCTGGAAACCCTGTCGATGGCTGTGAGACAATAACGATAGTCATCACAAACAGGAAGGGGACCAACGATATCGATGTGGACATGCATAAAACGTCCAGATGGTTGCTCGAACGTACCTAGAGGTGACGAGGTATGCCTTGAAACCTTACTGCGCTGGCACGCAAGGCAAGACTGGGCCCATCTACGACAGTCCTTCCGCATGGAGGGCCATACATAACGACTTACCAACAGTCGAGTGGTGGCTCTGACGCCGGGGTGACTCAAGTTGTGCAACTTGTCAAACACCGCACGACGAAAAGAAGGGGTCAGATAAGGGCGAGGCTTACCAGTGGAGACGTCGCAAAAGATGTAGACGTCTGTGCCAGGTACAGCGATGCGTGAGAGCTGAAGGCTGGAGTTACCTTGACGTAGGTCGGCAAGCTCTTGGTCCTCTAGTTGTGCTTTAGCGAGGGCCTCGTAATCTTCTTCTAACGAGACGGCCTCGATCCGCGACATCGCATCGGCTACAACGTTGTCCTCTCCTTTTATGTAGCGGATGTCCGTTGTAAACTGGCCAATAAACGATAGCTGGTTCAGTTGCGATGGCGGGAGTTTTTCTCTGCGTTGTACGAAAGCGTACAACAGCGGCTTGTGGTCAGTATAGATGGTTACATGTTGGACCTCGAGAATATGGCGGAAGTGTTGTACGCTTTCGTACACCGCAAAGAGTTCTCGGTAATATGCTGGCCACTCAGCTTGCTGGGGGGTCAACTTTTTGCTGAAGAAGGCAAGAGGGCACCATTGGTTGTTCACGAACTGCTGGATGCAGGATCCGACGTGGACGCTGGAGGCATCCGTGAAAAGTCCCAGAGGTGCGTCGTTGACCGGGTGTTGGAGTAGGGTAGCATTGGACAAGCTTGACTTGCACGCCTCGAAGTGCGCCAGAAGCTCGGGTGTCCATGGAAATGGTTTGGCACCCTTACCATTGATGGCGACTACTGCATCTACAAGAGGCGCTTGACATTTCGCGGCGTGGGGGATAAAACGGCGATAGTAATTCATCATGCCGAGGAAACGGCGCACGCCTTGAACGTCCTTTGGAGGAGGAAAGTCAATGAGACCTTGAATGCGGTCCTGAGGAGGGCGAGTGCCTTCAGCACTCACATGGTATCCCAGGAACACTACTTCCTTTGCGCCTAAGACACACTTGGAAGGGTTAAGAACGAGCCCATACTCCTGCAAACGCTTGAACAGGATACGCAGATGTTCCTTGTGTAGAGTCTCGTCAGCTGAGTAGACGAGGATGTCATCTATATATGGAAAAACAAAATCGAGACCCCGTGTGACCTCATCGATGAACCTTTGAAAGGTTTGACCGGCATTTCGTAACCCAAATGTCATGAAAGGGAATTCGAAGAGGCCAAACGGGGTAACGATGGCGGTCTTGGGTATGTCGTCCTCAGCTACTGGGATCTGGTGATAGGCCTTCACCAGATCAAGGGTGCTAAAGATGGTAGCACCAGCGAGGTTATTCGCGTAGTCGTTGATGTGGCGCACTGGATAGCGGTCGGGAATGGTCCTGGCGTTCAGGGCGCGATAGTCCCCGCAGGGGCGCCAAGACTGGTCTTTCTTAGTTGTCATGTGCAAGGGAGAGGACCAAGCACTCTCGGATGGCCGAGCCACCCCAGTCCGCACCATGTCCTCTAGTTCGGTCTTGGCAGCAGATAGCTTCTGAGGTGCCAAGCGTCGGGGACGGCAGGAGATGGGTGGGCCTTCGGTGGTCCTAATATGGTGCACAGTGTTGTGTTTGACTAACCGCTGGAATCCAGGAGGCTTAGTGATGTCAGGGAACTCAGCGAGCACTTGTGCAAAAGGAGAGTCCCGTAGACTGATAGATTTGATGCTAGGCTGCGTGACAGTAGCAGTTGAGCAAATGGCCTTAAGTCCAGTCTTACCATCCACCAGGCGTTGAGTGTAGCAATCTGGTAGAAGATGGTAATGGGCCAAAAAATCTGAACCGATGATGGCTGAATTAACTTCTGCCACCACAAACTGCCAGGTGAAGTCGCGCCGCAGTCCAAAATCAAGTCTAAGGTGGACTGTTCCGTAGGTCAAAATTGTACTGCCATTCGCTGCTCTAAGATCCCACTCTGTAGGTCTCCGCTGCTCCCTGAGCCAGCGGTATGGATAGCAGCACAAATCTGACCCAGTGTCAATCAGGAACTGGTGTTTCGTTACCTTATCGGTGACGAAAAGGCGGCGGCTGAGTGATTCCGTGGAGCAGTCAGACCCCGCCATTACTGACCGCTGTTCGAGTTTTCCGAGTTGTTCCAGTTGCAAGGCGGGTTGCATTTGGTAGCTCTTGTATTGAATTTTTTATGGTACCAGCACAGCCGAGTCGCGCCGCTGGCCGGGGAGTTGGTTCGGCTTCTGCTGCGCGATGATGACCTGTTCCGGGATCTGCCACGCTGCCCTCTTGTAGTCATGGCAGCAACCTGCTGTGTGAGCTGCTCGAGGCGGGCCATTACAGCGTTGAGATCAGGCTGTCCCGAATTATTAGTTACCTGACATGCTTGTTGTGGACCAGGAGTGACTTCCATTATTTTGTCAGCCAGCTCTGCAAGTTTGTCTAAGCTGATGTCAGATTGAGCAGTCAAAATTGCTTGGACTTGCCCTGGTAGCCGTCTCATCCATAACTGCCTTAAGATGCTGTCATCTTTAGATGAGCCTGCAAGAGACTGTAGGTGGCGGAGGAAAGCGGACGGCTTGCGGGTTCCGAGCTCCTCGCTGCTTAACAGTCGCTCGACCCGCTGCTGCTCCGAAACAGAGAGCCGCCGGATCAGTTcttcttttaatattttatacttatcATGTTCCGGCGGGCTCATGATAATGTCTTCAATCTCTCCGATTAGTCGTTGGTCAATTATGCTGATGACATGACTGAATTTAGTCATGTCTGCCTTAATTCCTGCCAAATGAAATTGTGCCTCTGCCTGGGCGAACCATACCGCTGGTCGGTCGGCCCAGAACGGAGGCAGTTTGACTGTAACACCGCATATGCCTTTTGTTGGTGCCGTGGTGTTGGATGTAGGTGTGTCAGATGTTGTAGGCTGGTTCTGCTGGGCTTGTAGAGCCGCATTTTGCACCTTTAGGGCCTCCAGCTCAGTCCGCAACTCCTCAAGAGACATTTTTAAAGTTTGATACCACAACCAAATGTTACACACACACAATCAGAACGAAACACACAGGCAAAACAAGACAATTAAAATGCACATAAATTCAGAAATTAAGATGAAATGTTTCCAAAACAGTACGAAAATCAGTGGCAAAATCAGGGTTAAATCTAGCAAATTGTATATTGACAGGTAgcaacaggagcaataaatgtCCAGTTAGTATTGTTAATTAATCAGCACAGCACACACCAAACAGTTAGTAAGTATCCAAAACCGGGACGTATTTAAATTTGTATATGTAGCTATTGGTtagtttgttattatttaggCACTGTATATAGCGTAGCACACACACTTTTGTTCTTTAGAATAAATTATCGGACGAGAAACACTGAAAAGTTCCGTGAAAACAGTAAAAGTTTAGGTTTTACTTGCGTGAAATCGCTGACACTGGCGGGCGGGAAGTCGCTGGATGACGTTTGTCAAGTTTGACGTATGACGTTTCGTAGAGCGATCCGCACTGGCCGATGAGAATGATGCGATCTCGGCGATTGACGGCAAGTTGACAGTGAGTGCTTGTAAGACAATCCGTCCGTCTGTGGGCACCTTTATGGACGAGCTTCAACAGGTGCCAAGGTTATGCAAGGTTATGACCACGCCTTTGGTTTTCGATGCACTTTTTTCTTTAACTCCATCCAGGCTGCGCTTTGTAGATCTTCTTTGTTGATCGATCGACGTCTACGATACGAACTTTGATTCACGTATGGACGCAGACGTTTGAAGAAGTCGGCGTTCTTTCTTCGGAGTCACCAATTTCCCGTCACCGGGCAGGGATGACGTGGGAGTTGAAATGAGATGCAGTCACTTTGTATACGTTGTGTATTAGATGGCTTTGcacaatttacataataaaattacgtTATAGTATTTAATGTAACTAAAGATTACAGAGCGGCGTGTACGCCGGTGATGCTAGCTAGAGTCGACAAGATGGCGTGTAGGGGGTGGTGTTGCCAGGCTTAGGTAAGCTGTTTAAGCTAGGTGTTAACACGCCACAAGATGAAGAAGCGATCAAGCATTTCAACGAAAACACAATACTAGAAAGTGGAAGATACCATGTCAGCTGGCCATGGAAGGATTATCCTCCAGAGTTACCAACAAATTACGGATTAGCATATGGAAGACTTGTGGGGCTCGTGAAAAGACTGGATAAAGAGACGTTATCAATGTATGAAAAGACATTAAGTGATCAATTGGAAAAGAAAATTATAGAAGAAGTTCCTAACAAGAAAGAAAGGGATCATCCTATACATTATTTACCATTTCACGGAGTTATGGCTACTGGAAAAGCACTTAGACTGGTATATGATGCTTCAGCGAAAGTAAAGAATGCGAAAAGTCTTAATGAATGCTTATATGCCGGTCCAATGATGCTAGAAGACCTGACTGGATTATTAATTCAATTCAGATGCCACAATGTAGGATTAACTGCAGACGTAGAAAAGGCTTTCTTGCAAATTGGATTGAATAATAATGATAGAGATGTGACTAGATTTCTATGGCTGAAAGATACAGAAAAACCTGTTACTGAAGACAACCTTATACGATACAGATTCACTCGGGTACCCTTTGGAATTATCTCCAGTCCATTTTTATTAAATGCTACAATAAAGCATCATCTACAGACCTCTGAAGGGAATTATACAAAACAGCTGGCCAATAACATATATGTGGACAACCTACTTACAGGCACAGAGTCAGTAGATGAAGCATTAGATCTGTATAAAGAGGCAAAGGACAAGTTTTCTGAGATATCAATGAATCTTCGAGAGTGGAGTTCTAATTCAAAGGATTTTCTCAATCAAATACAGGATGTGGCTCCAGAGACCACAGTGAAGACTTTGGGCTTAAATTGGGACTTAAAGGAAGACTCACTCCAACTTAGAGCCAAAGTAAACAAGAATAATGAGATTACGAAGAGAGGAATACTCAAAACTATAGCGGCAATATACGATCCTTGTGGATTCAGTGTACCCATAGTACTGCCAGCCAAACTACTTCTCCAGCAATTATGGAAGGAAAAGGTCAAATGGGACAGCTCATTATCTGATGAAACAAAACAGAAATGGATGAGTATTCTAGAAGATCTTAAAGAAATAGAGTCAATACGTCTACCAAGAAATATGACTGTGCCAAATAGACATAAGGCACAATTACACTGTTTTACAGATTCTTCGACAGTAGCCTACGCGGCTGTAGTATATCTGGTGCAAGGAGATAACGTCCAGTTTGTAATAGGCAAGTCACGTCTTGTACCTACCAAAGATCAAGAAAATTTGAAGATACCAAGACTTGAATTACTAGGTGTTTTAATTGGAAGTAGACTTATTAAATATGTCTTCAAGTTTTTACAACTGGATATAACGGAGATGATATTGTGGACCGATAGTCAGATCGTAAAAAGCTGGTTTTATTCAGACAAACTACTGGAACCGTTCGTGTCTAGAAGAATGgacgaaattagaaaaaataaaaatctaattgTGAGATATGTTCCATCTGGACTTAATCCAGCAGACACTGCAACACGACCAAGTACCTCAAAGGAAGAGAGAAATGGGTGGTTAAATGGACCCGCCTTCTTACGACAGGATTCAAAGACCTGGCCAAAAAGTCCAGGTGCTGAAGTTTCTCTTCTGTTGGCGGAGGGTCTGTCTAACACAGATAATCATCAAAAGGCTAAAACATTGTCTGCCGAACCAAGTCCAGTAACAAACTTAGATCCTCAATTACAAGAAATAAAACAGCTACAAGAAACAATGTTTCCGGAAGAAGTACAAGGAAAGAAAACAAGTCTAGCTCGCAGCCTAGGTCTATTCTGTGACACAAATGGAATACTAAGATGTGACGGTCGTCTTGCGCATTCAGACTTATCTTACGACGCAAAACATCCTATTCTTTTACCAAAAGAAAGCGAATTGACTGAAAAACTTATAAAGGAAACTCATGAAAAGAATCTTCATGTAGGAGTGGCTCATACTTTAAGCCTTATACGTCAGAAGTATTGGATACCTCAAGGTAGAAGTAAGGTCCAAAAAACGTTAAGTAAATGTCCAAGATGCGTGAAACACGGAGGAGGTCCGTATGAATTACCCAAGACTCCTGCATTACCGGTAGAAAGGGTGAAGTATACAAATTCATTCGCTTATACAGGAGTGGACTATTTTGGACCAATGGTCGTGAGAACGGAAAGCGGTCTAAAGAAAAGGTGGATCTGCTTGTTTACGTGTCTAGTGATCAGGGCAATACACCTAGAAGTTGTCAAGGATCTGACTACTAACGAATGTCTTATGGCATTTAAGAGATTCATAGCTACAAGGGGGGCTCCGACTCTTATATTAACAGATAATGCCTCACAATTTAGATTGTTGGGAGAAATATTAACGGAAGAAGGAAATTTTATTACTAACATAAAATGGAAATTTATCCCACAACTTGCACCGTGGCATGGAGGTGCTTATGAAAGGCTAGTAGCAATTGTTAAGCATTGCTTAAAGAGAACGCTTCAAAAACATATGCTGGAAGACAATCAACTTTTAACGATTATTAAAGAAGTAGAAGCGGTTACTAATACCAGACCTCTCACTTATGTAGGATCAAATGTAGAGCACATACTTAAACCTGCGGATTTCCTAACACCGGGAAAGTGTTTAAGTATAGAAGTACTCATGGAAGGTCTACCACTTTCAGGATCACTGATCAAACAACAACTTATAGAAGGTTGGAATCGTGGCAACAGAATAATGGATGAATACAAAGAAATGTTTATTAACCAATACTTATTAAGTCTCAGGGAAAGGTATCGAAATTCACCTAAACAGGCTAGGGTGAGGTCTCATGAAAGTCCAAAGGTTGGAGATATAGTACAAATAAAGGGTGAAGCCAAAAATAGAGAAGGATGGAAGGTAGGAAAAATTTCAGAATTAATAAAAGGAAAAGACGGTTTGTGCAGGGTTGCAAAGGTAAAAGTGGGAGACAGTGTGTTCACAAGATCCATAGCACATTTGTATCCTCTGGAAGCGGATGAAGAGGCATCATTCCAAGATTCTACGAAAGAAGAATGTGAAGTGTATGAAGATAAAGAATTACACATCCGCACTGATGGTCTTTCTCAGTCCTTACCATTAAGAACTGAAGAGAGTAACGTCTATGTTCCTACTAGCTCTatcaaaaatcatcaaaaacTAAGCAAGAATAACGAAAACGATTTAACGATGGATCAGAGCG
Above is a window of Cydia fagiglandana chromosome 18, ilCydFagi1.1, whole genome shotgun sequence DNA encoding:
- the LOC134673634 gene encoding uncharacterized protein LOC134673634, which gives rise to MSLEELRTELEALKVQNAALQAQQNQPTTSDTPTSNTTAPTKGICGVTVKLPPFWADRPAVWFAQAEAQFHLAGIKADMTKFSHVISIIDQRLIGEIEDIIMSPPEHDKYKILKEELIRRLSVSEQQRVERLLSSEELGTRKPSAFLRHLQSLAGSSKDDSILRQLWMRRLPGQVQAILTAQSDISLDKLAELADKIMEVTPGPQQACQVTNNSGQPDLNAVMARLEQLTQQVAAMTTRGQRGRSRNRSSSRSRSRTNSPASGATRLCWYHKKFNTRATKCNPPCNWNNSENSNSGQ
- the LOC134673635 gene encoding uncharacterized protein LOC134673635; this translates as MYEKTLSDQLEKKIIEEVPNKKERDHPIHYLPFHGVMATGKALRLVYDASAKVKNAKSLNECLYAGPMMLEDLTGLLIQFRCHNVGLTADVEKAFLQIGLNNNDRDVTRFLWLKDTEKPVTEDNLIRYRFTRVPFGIISSPFLLNATIKHHLQTSEGNYTKQLANNIYVDNLLTGTESVDEALDLYKEAKDKFSEISMNLREWSSNSKDFLNQIQDVAPETTVKTLGLNWDLKEDSLQLRAKVNKNNEITKRGILKTIAAIYDPCGFSVPIVLPAKLLLQQLWKEKVKWDSSLSDETKQKWMSILEDLKEIESIRLPRNMTVPNRHKAQLHCFTDSSTVAYAAVVYLVQGDNVQHCNTTKYLKGREKWVVKWTRLLTTGFKDLAKKSRC